A window of the Lolium perenne isolate Kyuss_39 chromosome 7, Kyuss_2.0, whole genome shotgun sequence genome harbors these coding sequences:
- the LOC139829945 gene encoding GDSL esterase/lipase At1g28600-like, protein MNKSLFLVGEIGGNDYNYPLQSFMPYEMIQSFTLSVVDKISSTITNLIGLGAKTLIVPGNLPIGCLPVYLMAYKSDKKEEYEPETGCIRWLNKFSQYHNKILMDELEKLRKLHPNVSIIYADYYAAAMKIFVSPKHFGIEDPLEACCGGGGPYGVSLSARCGQGEYKVCDDPQNHGSWDGVHPTEGIYEAIANGLLRGSYTKPPISTTTNSCGRHTELLSSVEYKVIYDM, encoded by the exons ATGAACAAATCTCTGTTCTTAGTTGGAGAAATTGGGGGCAATGACTACAACTACCCTCTCCAATCTTTCATGCCCTATGAGATGATTCAGTCATTCACTCTTAGTGTCGTTGACAAAATTTCTTCCACGATCACT AATTTGATTGGGCTGGGAGCCAAAACATTAATAGTTCCTGGTAACCTCCCGATTGGGTGCTTACCGGTTTACCTAATGGCATACAAGAGTGACAAGAAAGAAGAATATGAGCCAGAGACAGGTTGCATCCGTTGGCTGAACAAATTCTCACAGTATCACAATAAAATTCTTATGGATGAGTTGGAGAAGTTGCGAAAGCTTCATCCTAACGTGTCAATCATCTATGCCGATTACTATGCAGCTGCTATGAAAATATTTGTTTCCCCTAAGCATTTTG GAATTGAGGATCCGTTGGAGGCTTGCTGCGGAGGAGGAGGTCCTTATGGTGTTTCTTTGAGTGCACGTTGTGGACAAGGAGAATACAAGGTGTGTGATGATccacaaaatcatggatcctggGACGGCGTGCATCCCACGGAAGGAATATACGAAGCTATTGCCAATGGCCTGCTAAGAGGTTCATATACTAAGCCTCCAATTTCTACCACCACAAATTCATGTGGAAGACATACTGAGCTTTTGTCTTCTGTTGAATACAAGGTCATCTATGACATGTAA